The segment CAGACGCAGCAGCGCACCGGCCAGCGCGGGCCCATCGCGAGGCGGCACCAGCAGACCGGTGACGGCGTCCTCGACGACGTCGCGGCAACCGGGCAATGGGGTGGTGACGATCGCCAGGCCCGTCGAGGCCGCCTCCAAGAGCACCCTCGGTATGCCTTCCGGGTTGTACGTGGGCAGCACGAAGATGTCGGACGCCGCGAGGATCGCCGGAACATCCTGTCTGGGTCCTATCCACGTAACCGTCTCCGCGTAGCGGGACATCTCGTGCCGCGGGATCCGGTCGATGCTCTGTTCGTCCATCGGTCCGACGAGCAGGAATGCCGTGTCCGGACGTCGGTCGCGCACCGCGGTGGCGGCTTCGGCGAACTCGGCGACGCCCTTGGCCCGGATCAATCTCGCAACCATCGTCACCACGATGGCGTCGTGCGGCACCCCCAGCTCGCTCCGAACGCGCGCCCGCGCGCCTACCGTAGCGACGGGAGAGAACAGGTCGGTGCGGACGCCCGAGCCGGGGATCACGATCGCTTTCCGGTGCGGGAGGACCCCCCGGCGGACGAGCGCGTTCAGGTCGTCGACGTGCTGCACCGTGGTCAGGTCGGACAGGCCGCACGCGACGCCCTGGAGGAGCAGGTACGCCCTGCGCTGCAGACGGACGGACAGGCCGTCGCGTGCGAACAGCGAGCCGAGTCCGGGAATCGTTCCGATGACCACCGGCACGCCGGCCGCACGCGCGGCCAGGCGACCCACCACGCTGGGCTTGCTGCCCATGGCGTGGACGACGGAGGGCCGCAGGCGTCGGAGGAGCCGGGTGAGCACCAGCAACGCACGAGCGTCCCCGACGGGGCTGGCTCCACGCGGCAACGGATAGACGTAGTAGGGGAGGTCGGCACGCGAGAACGCCTCGGCCAGGCCCGGCTCCGACCCGCACACGGCGAAGGCGAACTCGTCGCGCATGGCCTGGATGAGATCGATCCGCAGGTGCACGTCGGTGCCTCCGACGAGGACGACCAGCGGCCGTGTGGGGTCTGGGCGAGAAGATGCCTCGAGATGACTCATCGTCTTTGACGCCCGCGGACGACTGCCGCCGGTGCCCTGTAGGTCACCGAAGCGGCGCTGACGACGGCCGCCAGCATCGCAACTGCGATCCACAGTGAACGAAAGTGCTCCACGTTCGCGAACATGCCCTGAACCAAAGTGGCCACCAAGAATCCCAACAGGGGCTGAGCGGCTCCGCCAAGCAACCGCCCGCTGCGCAGGGCCATCCGCGCCACGACGACCAGCAGCCAACCGAGCGCGAGGATCCCGAGGACGCCGGTCTCCGCCGCAAAGGACAGGTACGTGCTGTGCGCCACCTTCGGTGCGAGTCCGTGGACGAGCGCGGCATATTGGGGGAATTGCCCGTACCCGATTCCCAGCAAAGGCGCCTCGAAGAATGCGGCTCCCGCTGCCGACCACAGTGCCAGGCGTTCCGGTGGGTACGGACCGGCAGGATCCGCCAGCCCCTCCAGGCGTCCGGCGATGAAGGGATTGCCTTGTAGAAAGGCGCCGACGGCGTAGGCGCTGGCCACGAAGATCACGAGCCCGGCGAGCCTATGTGGGGACGATCGCCCGCGCCCGCCCCACAGCACAACCATGGTGCCGGCGGCCAGTCCGAGAAGGCCTCCCCTCGACCCCGTCGCGACGACGGCGAGCAGCAGGACCGGGATGCACGCCAGTGGGATCAGGCTGCCAGAGGTCGACCGGCGCTGGGTGGTCCAGCCGAACCACAGCCACGCGAAGAACAGGTTCATGATCAGATAGTTGGCGTATATGTTGGGGTTCTCGAACGGCCCAATGGGGCGTATGCGCTGGTGCGCGAGGCTTTCGAAGACGGTCCACAGGGCAAATGCGGTCGCGGTGGCCAGCGACACCGCCGTGAACGCCCTCAGGCCGGAGCCCACATGCGGACGCAGCAGGACATAGAAAGTTACCAGCCAGGCGAGCACTCCGCAGAGCTTTGCCAGCTCGGCGATTCCCACAGCGGGCAGGAAGTATGGGGCCGCCGGAGGCAACACCGCACCGGCCACAGAAGCGGCAGCCGCCGCGACGATCAGTGCCAGAGCGCCCGCCGCGGGCGGCACCGGGAGTGCACCGCCGTACTTGACGGCCAGCACCAGCAGGGTGAGCGCAACGACCGGGTCTGCGAGGCTGATGTTGAACACCCCGAGGGGCGTTCGCACATACGTGTGGAATGGATAGACAAACGCCAGCACGGCCAGTGGCCACGCGATCCGCGCGGCGCTCGCGGTCGTCGGCATTCGCTTGCCGGCTACCGTCTCCAGCCTCCGTGCCGTCGGTGCAACAGATGTCACGCGTGTCGCCCCGTTCCGCCTGCCACCGCGTGGTGCTTGTCGGCCAGCGCTTGCAGAATGCGATCGACCAGCAGGGCGGCGGCGCGGTCGGCATGTCCCTGCCGGTCGTTGTCGATCCGAAGTACGTAGGGGAACGTGCGGCCGTCGGCGGAGCCTGCGATCATCGTCGCCAGCTCGTCG is part of the Armatimonadota bacterium genome and harbors:
- a CDS encoding glycosyltransferase family 4 protein; translation: MSHLEASSRPDPTRPLVVLVGGTDVHLRIDLIQAMRDEFAFAVCGSEPGLAEAFSRADLPYYVYPLPRGASPVGDARALLVLTRLLRRLRPSVVHAMGSKPSVVGRLAARAAGVPVVIGTIPGLGSLFARDGLSVRLQRRAYLLLQGVACGLSDLTTVQHVDDLNALVRRGVLPHRKAIVIPGSGVRTDLFSPVATVGARARVRSELGVPHDAIVVTMVARLIRAKGVAEFAEAATAVRDRRPDTAFLLVGPMDEQSIDRIPRHEMSRYAETVTWIGPRQDVPAILAASDIFVLPTYNPEGIPRVLLEAASTGLAIVTTPLPGCRDVVEDAVTGLLVPPRDGPALAGALLRLIEDPSLRRELGRRARAHAVANFDLRLIAARLQEIYHAQLDGCRHVSGREALAQ
- a CDS encoding O-antigen ligase family protein, which encodes MTSVAPTARRLETVAGKRMPTTASAARIAWPLAVLAFVYPFHTYVRTPLGVFNISLADPVVALTLLVLAVKYGGALPVPPAAGALALIVAAAAASVAGAVLPPAAPYFLPAVGIAELAKLCGVLAWLVTFYVLLRPHVGSGLRAFTAVSLATATAFALWTVFESLAHQRIRPIGPFENPNIYANYLIMNLFFAWLWFGWTTQRRSTSGSLIPLACIPVLLLAVVATGSRGGLLGLAAGTMVVLWGGRGRSSPHRLAGLVIFVASAYAVGAFLQGNPFIAGRLEGLADPAGPYPPERLALWSAAGAAFFEAPLLGIGYGQFPQYAALVHGLAPKVAHSTYLSFAAETGVLGILALGWLLVVVARMALRSGRLLGGAAQPLLGFLVATLVQGMFANVEHFRSLWIAVAMLAAVVSAASVTYRAPAAVVRGRQRR